A single window of Sebastes umbrosus isolate fSebUmb1 chromosome 16, fSebUmb1.pri, whole genome shotgun sequence DNA harbors:
- the klhdc2 gene encoding kelch domain-containing protein 2 — translation MAERMAEMEEDIGDVPAGEDDNDSDRDEDERLFAWMVNDDMDEDEEEEEEEEEVEDEQPLDTEASESFELDTPAERSGHIAVIDRNIMYVWGGYKNAQNHGFFDLYLPRNEIWTYNMESGVWTKHVAGGNLHTSMSGSCGVCVDGVLYLFGGHHARGNTNRIYRLALRAPSLVWEEMRDLKGIPPSCKDKLGCWVQKNRLIFFGGYGYAAQGLHQGTFEYDESSSLVWDSPGRGWNNHIHILDLETSTWSQPNTTGNTPSPRAAHACATVGNRGYVFGGRYKNYRLNDLYYIDLDTWAWHEMSVPQQGPVGRSWHSFSPVSPDHIFLFGGFTTDRETLSDAWLYYVSKNEWKPFKHSHTESPRLWHTACSGPDGEVFVFGGCANNLLSHHRAAHSNELLVFNVQPKSLVRFCMEAVLQHRERLSSYWDCLPKHLLHSLKLRMARVNTLGS, via the exons ATGGCAGAGAGAATggcagagatggaggaagaCATTGGAGATGTGCCAGCCGGAGAGGATGACAATGACTCAGACAGAGATGAAGATGAGAGACTGTTTGCTTGGATGGTGAATGACGATATGGatgaggacgaggaagaggaggaggaggaggaagaggtggaggatgAACAGCCCTTGGACACTGAAGCATCTGAATCGTTTGAGTTGGACACCCCAGCTGAGCGCAGTGGTCATATAGCAGTGATTGATAGAAACATCATGTATGTTTGGGGAGGATACAAG AATGCCCAAAACCACGGATTCTTTGACTTGTATCTGCCAAGAAATGAGATCTGGACGTACAACATGGAGTCAGGAGTCTG GACAAAGCATGTAGCCGGAGGTAACCTGCACACATCCATGTCCGGCAGCTGTGGGGTGTGTGTTGATGGAGTCCTCTACTTGTTTGGAGGTCATCACGCCAGGGGAAACACAAACAGG ATCTACCGTCTGGCCCTTAGAGCTCCCAGCCTTGTTTGGGAGGAAATGAGGGATCTTAAAGGAATCCCTCCATCCTGCAAGGACAAGCTCGGGTGCTGGGTTCAGAAGAACAG ACTTATATTCTTTGGGGGCTATGGCTACGCTGCACAAGGACTTCATCAAGGGACTTTTGAATATGATGAATCATCCTCACTTGTG TGGGACAGCCCTGGAAGAGGTTGGAACAACCACATCCACATCCTGGACCTGGAGACATCCACATGGAGCCAGCCCAACACCACG GGGAACACCCCATCACCCAGAGCAGCTCATGCTTGTGCCACAGTTGGTAACAGAGGCTATGTGTTCGGGGGACGATACAAG AACTACAGACTAAATGACCTGTACTACATTGACCTGGACACGTGGGCGTGGCATGAAAT GAGCGTTCCCCAGCAGGGTCCTGTCGGCCGGTCTTGGCACTCCTTCAGCCCTGTGTCACCAGATCACATCTTCTTATTTGGAGGTTTcaccacagacagagagacactga GTGATGCTTGGCTGTACTATGTGAGCAAAAATGAATGGAAGCCCTTCAAACACAGTCACACGGAGAGCCCGAG gcTGTGGCACACAGCATGCTCCGGTCCTGATGGAGAGGTGTTTGTGTTTGGAGGGTGTGCCAACAACTTGTTGTCTCATCACAGAGCT GCTCACAGCAACGAGTTACTGGTTTTCAACGTTCAGCCCAAATCACTAGTTCG GTTCTGTATGGAGGCTGTTCTGCAGCACCGGGAGCGTTTGTCCAGTTACTGGGACTGCTTGCCTAAACACCTCCTGCACAGCCTCAAACTGCGAATGGCACGCGTCAACACACTGGGCTCCTAG
- the LOC119504504 gene encoding nuclear export mediator factor Nemf-like: MKTRFTTMDIRAVIAEINANYIGMRVNNVYDIDTKTYLIRLQKPDSKAIILIESGTRIHSTDFEWPKNMMPSGFAMKCRKHLRSRRLTQIKQLGIDRIVDIQFGSDEAAYHLIIELYDRGNVILADHEYTILNLLRFRTAEAEDVKIAVRERYPVESARPPEPLISLERLTEILSKATNGEQVKRVLNPHLPYGATLIEHSLIEAGLPGFVKVDSQVDAAQVAPKILEALQIAESYMEKTENFSGKGYIIQKSEKKPSLTPGKPSEELLTYDEFHPFPFAQHAKSPCLEFDTFDKAVDEFFSKMESQRIDMKALQQEKQAMKKLENVKKDHVQRLEALHQAQEVDRIKGELVEMNLPVVERALQVVRSALANQVDWTEIGVIVKEAQAAGDPVACAIKELKLQTNHITMLLKNPYISEEDQEEEEKQDVVEEKGKKNKNKDKGQNKKVQRNKPTLVDVDLGLSAYANAKKFYDFKRSAEKKEHKTIEAADKAMKSAEKKTQKTLKEVQTVTTIQKARKVYWFEKFLWFISSENYLVIAGRDQQQNEMIVKRYLRAGDVYVHADLHGATSGVIKNPSGNPIPPRTLTEAGTMSVCYSAAWDAKIITSAWWVHHHQVSKTAPTGEYLTTGSFMIRGKKNFLPPSYLIMGFGFLFKVDEQSVFRHRGERKVKTVEEDIEDVSSRTAELLEEGEELIGDDSSNEDQSEEMAGGDGEMEKKIKKRAEGDGGASGELAAVPEEDNMEEEEDGEEDSSEEKEVKNEESEEFSFPDTTISLSHLQPSRNTQNPGFKKEVTTLVEVDSQGRKHMTAKKRREDKKKKQKQEGCDTEEKTEEKTEEKTVEKTTEKTAEKTVKKTEEKTETSSAGAAVNQGSKGGGGPSQPQPKRGQRNKLKKIKEKYKDQDEEDRELMMQLLGSAGSAKEEKDKGKKGKKGKGRDEPVRKPAPQKQPQKPRNVEAAAKKPEQTVGGEGEEERQPGEEGGPVEQEDKEDDVDPDNPGAEEAENLLTSLSGQPHPEDVLLFAVPVCAPYTALSNYKHKVKLTPGAQKKGKAARTAVLSFVKARDASTREKDLFRSVKDTDLSRNMPGKVKVSAPNLLAAKKK; this comes from the exons ATGAAAACCAGATTCACCACCATGGATATCAGGGCAGTTATTGCCGAGATTAATGCCAA CTACATTGGCATGAGAGTAAACAACGTGTATGACATCGACACAAAGACGTATCTCATCCGTCTGCAAAA GCCTGACAGCAAAGCTATTATCCTGATTGAGTCTGGGACTCGTATTCACTCCACAGACTTTGAATGGCCCAAGAACATGATGCCTTCGGGCTTTGCAATGAAA TGTCGAAAACACCTGAGGTCCCGGCGGTTGACCCAGATTAAGCAGCTCGGGATTGACAGGATTGTTGACATCCAGTTTGGTTCAGATGAGGCTGCCTACCACTTGATAATTGAGCTGTATGACAGG GGTAACGTCATTCTTGCTGATCATGAGTACACCATCCTGAACCTGCTGCGGTTTCGTACAGCAGAGGCAGAAGATGTTAAGATTGCTGTAAGAGAGCGGTACCCTGTGGAGAGCGCCCGACCTCCTGAACCTCTCATCAGTTTAGAGCG acTCACTGAAATCCTCAGCAAAGCGACGAATGGAGAGCAAGTGAAAAGGGTCCTGAACCCTCACCTTC CCTACGGAGCCACTCTGATAGAACACAGTCTGATAGAGGCGGGACTGCCGGgctttgtcaaagttgacagCCAAGTTGATGCTGCCCAAG TTGCACCTAAAATCCTGGAAGCCCTGCAGATTGCAGAATCCTATATGGAAAAAACGGAGAACTTCAGTGGCAAA GGTTACATCATTCAAAAGAGTGAGAAGAAACCAAGCTTAACTCCTGGTAAACCCAGCGAAGAACTGCTCAC ATATGATGAATTCCACCCATTTCCCTTTGCCCAGCATGCAAAGAGCCCCTGTTTGGAGTTTGATACTTTTGACAAG GCGGTGGATGAGTTCTTTTCTAAGATGGAGAGTCagaggattgacatgaaggCCTTGCAGCAGGAGAAACAGGCTATGAAGAAGTTGGAAAATGTTAAGAAGGACCACGTGCAGAGACTGGAGGCCTTACACCAAGCACAG GAAGTGGACAGAATAAAGGGCGAACTGGTGGAGATGAACCTGCCTGTGGTAGAAAGGGCGCTGCAGGTGGTACGCAGTGCACTGGCGAATCAGGTGGACTGGACTGAGATCGGCGTTATCGTCAAAGAGGCCCAAGCTGCTGGAGACCCGGTGGCCTGCGCCATCAAGGAGCTGAAGCTGCAGACAAACCACATCACCATGCTGTTAAA GAATCCATATATTTCTGAGGAAGaccaggaagaggaagagaaacaggATGTGGTGGAGGAgaaagggaagaaaaacaaaaataaagacaaaggaCAGAACAAGAAGGTGCAAAGGAACAAGCCCACGTTAGTGGATGTGGATCTTGGCCTGTCGGCTTACGCCAATGCCAAAAA gttctATGACTTCAAACGCAGTGCTGAAAAGAAGGAACATAAAACCATTGAAGCAGCAGATAAG GCTATGAAATCTgcagagaagaaaacacagaaaacactgaaaGAAGTTCAGACTGTGACCACCATCCAGAAGGCCAGGAAAGTCTACTG GTTTGAGAAGTTCTTGTGGTTCATCAGCTCAGAGAATTATCTCGTCATCGCAGGAAGGGATCAGCAGCAGAACGAGATGATTGTCAAACGCTACCTCCGGGCAG GTGATGTCTATGTTCATGCTGACCTCCATGGAGCGACTAGCGGTGTCATCAAAAACCCCTCAG GTAACCCCATCCCTCCTCGTACCCTGACAGAAGCTGGCACTATGTCTGTGTGCTACAGTGCTGCTTGGGATGCCAAGATCATCACCAGTGCTTGGTgggttcatcatcatcag GTGTCTAAGACAGCTCCCACTGGAGAGTACCTGACCACTGGAAGTTTCATGATCAGAG GAAAGAAGAACTTTCTGCCACCTTCTTACTTGATTATGGGCTTTGGATTCCTCTTCAAG GTCGATGAGCAGAGCGTGTTTCGGCACCGAGGGGAGAGAAAGGTGAAGACAGTAGAGGAGGACATAGAGGACGTCTCATCCAGAACTGCCGAGCTgttggaggagggagaggagctgATAG GTGATGACAGCAGCAATGAAGATCAGAGTGAGGAAATggcaggaggagacggagagatggaAAAGAAGATTAAAAAGAGGGCTGAGGGTGATGGCGGTGCGAGTGGAGAACTGGCCGCTGTTCCTGAGGAGGACaacatggaggaagaggaggatggagaggaagacAGCAGTGAGGAAAAGGAGGTGAAGAATGAAGAAAGTGAAGAATTCAGCTTTCCGGATACGACCATTTCCCTGTCGCATTTACAGCCCAGCAG GAATACTCAGAACCCTGGTTTCAAAAAGGAAGTGACCACTCTG GTTGAGGTAGACTCACAGGGGAGGAAACACATGACTGCCAAGAAGAGAAG agaagacaagaagaagaagcagaaacagGAAGGTTGCGACACTGAGGAGAAGACTGAGGAAAAGACTGAGGAAAAGACTGTGGAGAAGACTACGGAGAAGACTGCGGAGAAGACTGTGAAGAAGACTGAGGAGAAGACTGAGACTTCGTCCGCTGGAGCAGCAGTCAATCAGGGATCCAAAGGTGGAGGAGGCCCCTCCCAGCCACAACCGAAGAGAGGCCAAAGG AACAAGTTGAAGAAGATCAAAGAGAAGTACAAAGACCAGGATGAAGAAGACAGGGAGCTGATGATGCAGCTGCTCGGG TCGGCTGGTTCCGCTAAGGAAGAGAAGGATAAggggaagaaaggaaagaaggggAAGGGGAGAGACGAGCCCGTCAGGAAGCCAGCCCCTCAGAAACAACCCCAGAAACCTCGTAATGTGGAGGCTGCAGCCAAAAAACCCGAGCAGACAGTAGGAGGGGAaggtgaagaggagagacagccaggagaggagggaggtccTGTTGAACAGGAGGACAAG gAAGATGATGTGGACCCGGACAACCCCGGAGCAGAG GAAGCAGAGAATCTGCTCACCTCGCTGTCGGGACAGCCTCATCCTGAAGACGTGCTGCTGTTTGCTGTGCCAGTCTGTGCTCCATACACCGCCCTTTCCAATTACAA ACACAAGGTGAAACTGACACCAGGTGCTCAGAAGAAAGGAAAAG CTGCACGCACTGCAGTTTTAAGCTTTGTGAAAGCGAGAGATGCCTCAACCAGAGAGAAAGACCTGTTCCGCAGTGTCAAG GATACGGATCTATCCAGAAACATGCCAGGAAAAGTTAAAGTGTCTGCTCCAAACCTCCTGGCTGCAAAGAAGAAATGA